From a single Pasteurella atlantica genomic region:
- the ileS gene encoding isoleucine--tRNA ligase, which yields MTDYKNTLNLPETGFPMRGNLAKREPEMLKNWYDKGLYQKIRESAKGKKSFILHDGPPYANGNIHIGHAVNKILKDMIIKSKTALGFDSPYIPGWDCHGLPIELKVEGIVGKPNQKLSAAEFRKECRKYATEQIEGQKKDFIRLGVLGDWDNPYLTMNFDTEANIIRAFGKMVANGHLYKGSKPVHWCLDCGSSLAEAEVEYEDKTSPSIYVRFSAVNEQEIEQKFNAKGEGKISAVIWTTTPWTMPSNRAIALSAELEYQLVQFGDERVILAAELVEEVAKEVGVEEYQVLGSAKGKELELLRFNHPFYAFDVPFILGDHVTTDGGTGLVHTAPDHGQDDYVIARQYNIEMAGLVGNDGKFIPSTEFFAGLGVFESNGAVLTKLDETGALMKMKKIRHSYPHCWRHKTPIIFRATPQWFVGMETQGLRKLALGEIKNVRWIPDWGQARIEKMVENRPDWCISRQRTWGVPVTLFIHNETEELHPRTVELIEEVAKRVEKDGIQAWWDLDPKELLGEDDAQNYRAVKDTLDVWFDSGSTYSSIVQNRAEFNGNEIDLYLEGSDQHRGWFMSSLMLSCSTDNKAPYKQVLTHGFTVDGQGRKMSKSIGNIVTPQEVMDKFGGDILRLWVASTDYTGEMTVSDEILKRSADSYRRIRNTSRFLLANLNGFDPKTDCVKPEEMISLDRWAVSCALDAQKEIIEAYDNYQFHTVVQRLMRFCSIEMGSFYLDIIKDRQYTTKADSIARRSCQTALWHISEALVRWIAPILSFTADEIWNCLPEIERAEFVFTEEFYTGLFGLDEADQLDNAYWQQLLAVRTEVNRVLEQARNDKVIGGALEAKVTLYVNKGLQESLEKLRNELRFVLITSQVILKPLAEADVQVGELDGLAVKVERAEGEKCPRCWHFSTDIGSHAEHSAICGRCVENVAGAGEQRHFA from the coding sequence ATGACTGATTATAAAAATACTTTAAATTTGCCTGAAACAGGCTTTCCAATGCGTGGCAATCTTGCTAAGCGTGAACCTGAAATGTTGAAAAACTGGTATGACAAAGGTTTATATCAAAAAATTCGCGAGTCAGCGAAAGGTAAAAAAAGCTTTATTTTGCACGATGGCCCTCCTTATGCGAACGGTAATATCCATATCGGACACGCCGTAAATAAAATTTTAAAAGATATGATTATTAAATCCAAAACCGCGTTAGGTTTTGATTCGCCTTACATTCCAGGTTGGGATTGTCACGGCTTACCGATTGAATTAAAGGTAGAAGGTATTGTAGGTAAACCAAATCAGAAACTTTCTGCTGCAGAGTTTCGTAAAGAATGTCGTAAATATGCAACTGAACAAATTGAAGGTCAGAAAAAAGATTTTATTCGTTTAGGTGTATTAGGGGATTGGGATAATCCTTATCTAACAATGAATTTTGACACCGAAGCAAATATTATTCGTGCATTCGGAAAAATGGTGGCAAATGGTCACTTATATAAAGGTTCAAAACCAGTTCACTGGTGTTTAGATTGTGGTTCATCATTAGCAGAAGCAGAAGTTGAGTATGAAGATAAAACCTCTCCGTCAATTTATGTGCGTTTCAGTGCGGTAAACGAGCAAGAAATCGAACAAAAATTTAATGCTAAGGGCGAAGGTAAAATTTCAGCGGTTATTTGGACAACCACCCCTTGGACAATGCCATCTAACCGTGCGATTGCATTAAGTGCAGAGTTAGAATATCAATTAGTACAATTCGGCGATGAGCGTGTAATTTTAGCGGCTGAATTAGTTGAAGAAGTCGCAAAAGAAGTCGGTGTTGAAGAGTATCAAGTACTAGGTTCAGCAAAAGGTAAAGAATTAGAATTATTACGCTTTAACCACCCATTCTATGCCTTTGATGTGCCATTTATTTTAGGCGATCACGTTACCACTGACGGCGGTACGGGTTTAGTACATACTGCTCCTGATCACGGTCAAGATGACTATGTGATTGCTCGTCAATACAACATTGAAATGGCAGGCTTAGTGGGTAATGACGGTAAATTTATCCCTAGCACTGAATTTTTTGCAGGCTTAGGCGTATTTGAATCAAACGGTGCGGTATTAACCAAATTAGACGAAACGGGTGCGTTGATGAAAATGAAAAAAATTCGTCATAGCTACCCACACTGTTGGAGACACAAAACACCGATTATCTTCCGTGCGACACCGCAATGGTTCGTGGGAATGGAAACACAGGGCTTGCGTAAATTAGCCTTAGGCGAAATCAAAAATGTACGTTGGATTCCAGATTGGGGTCAAGCTCGTATCGAAAAAATGGTTGAGAACCGTCCTGACTGGTGTATCTCTCGTCAGCGTACTTGGGGCGTGCCAGTTACTTTATTTATTCACAATGAAACCGAAGAATTGCATCCACGCACAGTTGAGTTGATCGAAGAAGTAGCGAAACGTGTTGAAAAAGACGGAATTCAAGCGTGGTGGGATTTAGATCCAAAAGAATTATTAGGCGAAGACGATGCTCAAAATTACCGTGCAGTAAAAGATACCTTAGATGTATGGTTTGACTCAGGATCAACTTACTCATCTATCGTTCAAAATCGTGCTGAATTTAACGGTAACGAGATCGATCTTTACTTAGAAGGATCGGATCAACATCGTGGTTGGTTTATGTCATCGTTAATGCTTTCTTGTTCAACAGACAATAAAGCACCATATAAACAAGTATTAACGCACGGTTTCACGGTGGACGGCCAAGGACGTAAAATGTCTAAATCGATCGGAAATATCGTGACACCACAAGAAGTAATGGATAAATTTGGTGGCGATATCTTACGTTTATGGGTGGCTTCAACGGATTACACGGGCGAAATGACAGTATCTGATGAAATCTTAAAACGTTCAGCAGATTCATATCGTCGTATTCGTAATACGTCACGCTTCTTATTAGCAAATTTAAATGGTTTTGATCCAAAAACAGATTGTGTGAAACCAGAAGAGATGATCAGCCTTGACCGTTGGGCGGTAAGCTGTGCATTAGACGCACAGAAAGAAATTATTGAAGCTTATGATAATTACCAATTCCATACGGTGGTACAACGTTTAATGCGTTTCTGTTCAATCGAAATGGGATCGTTCTATTTAGATATTATCAAAGACCGTCAATATACAACTAAAGCGGACAGCATTGCTCGTCGTAGCTGTCAAACAGCGTTATGGCACATTTCAGAGGCATTGGTTCGTTGGATTGCTCCAATTCTTTCATTCACAGCGGACGAAATTTGGAATTGTTTACCTGAAATTGAGCGTGCGGAATTTGTGTTTACCGAAGAATTTTACACAGGTTTATTTGGTTTAGATGAAGCAGATCAGTTGGATAATGCTTACTGGCAACAGCTTTTAGCCGTACGAACAGAAGTAAACCGAGTATTAGAACAAGCTCGTAATGATAAAGTGATTGGTGGTGCATTAGAAGCCAAAGTGACCCTTTATGTAAATAAAGGGCTTCAAGAGTCATTGGAAAAACTACGCAATGAGTTACGTTTTGTGTTAATTACATCACAAGTAATTTTGAAACCTCTTGCTGAAGCTGATGTCCAAGTCGGTGAATTAGATGGCTTAGCCGTGAAAGTGGAACGTGCCGAAGGTGAAAAATGTCCACGTTGCTGGCATTTTTCAACAGATATCGGCTCACACGCAGAACACAGTGCGATTTGTGGTCGTTGTGTAGAAAACGTAGCGGGTGCAGGCGAACAACGTCATTTTGCGTAA
- the parC gene encoding DNA topoisomerase IV subunit A has protein sequence MTTEINYEGIEQMPIKRFTEEAYLNYSMYVIMDRALPFIGDGLKPVQRRIIYAMSELGLNASAKYKKSARTVGDVLGKFHPHGDSACYEAMVLMAQPFSYRYPLVDGQGNWGAPDDPKSFAAMRYTESKLSKISELLLGELGQGTVDYQPNFDGTLEEPKYLPARLPHILLNGTTGIAVGMATDIPPHNINELAEACVMLLDSPKSTLEDLLTVVQGPDYPTKAEIITPKADIKKIYEQGRGSIKMRAVWEKEDGEIVITGIPHQASPSKIIEQIANQMRNKKLPMVDDIRDESDHQNPIRLVIVPRSNRVDFDGLMGHLFATTDLEKSYRVNMNMIGLDGKPAVKSLDTILTEWLAFRRTTVTRRLNYRLDKILKRLHILDGLLVAYLNIDEVIAIIRNEDEPKVELMKRFNLTDIQAEAILNLRLRNLAKLEEHELQSEKSKLEEERDHLQLILGSERRLSTLIKKEIQADAKTFASPRRSPIVVREEAKAISESDLVPTEPVTVILSERGWVRCAKGHDIDVQGLNYKAGDGYLSHAYGKSNQPVVFIDSTGRSYAVDPLSLPSARSQGEPITGKITLPDGAVIEQVLMAGPETKVLMTSDSGYGFICKFEDLVSRNKAGKAVISLSENAKMLSPQLIENEEELSIVAMSSVGRMLVFPLSDLPTLSKGKGNKIINISAKAAKERSELLARVLLIKPTSTLVFLSGKRKIKLKPADIDTYRGERARKGSQLVRGLSADVAVEIVDE, from the coding sequence ATGACAACAGAAATTAACTACGAAGGCATTGAACAAATGCCAATTAAACGCTTTACTGAAGAGGCGTATTTAAATTATTCAATGTATGTAATTATGGATCGTGCCTTACCTTTTATTGGTGACGGTCTAAAACCTGTGCAACGCCGTATTATATATGCGATGTCTGAATTAGGGCTAAATGCATCTGCAAAATATAAAAAATCAGCGAGAACAGTTGGGGATGTGTTAGGTAAATTCCACCCACACGGTGATAGTGCCTGTTATGAAGCAATGGTATTAATGGCACAGCCTTTTTCTTATCGTTATCCATTGGTTGATGGACAAGGAAACTGGGGAGCTCCAGATGATCCAAAATCTTTTGCTGCAATGCGTTATACGGAATCGAAATTATCTAAAATTTCAGAACTGTTATTAGGTGAATTAGGACAGGGAACCGTTGATTATCAACCAAATTTTGACGGTACCTTAGAAGAACCAAAATATTTACCTGCTCGTTTGCCACATATTTTATTAAATGGTACGACGGGGATAGCAGTCGGTATGGCAACTGATATTCCGCCTCATAATATTAATGAATTAGCAGAAGCCTGTGTGATGTTATTGGATAGTCCGAAATCAACCCTTGAGGATTTATTGACGGTGGTGCAAGGTCCTGATTATCCAACAAAAGCAGAAATTATTACACCTAAAGCTGACATCAAAAAAATATATGAGCAAGGACGTGGTTCAATAAAAATGCGAGCAGTATGGGAAAAAGAGGACGGTGAGATTGTGATTACTGGTATTCCTCATCAAGCTTCGCCTTCAAAAATTATTGAGCAGATCGCCAATCAAATGCGAAATAAGAAATTGCCAATGGTTGATGATATTCGTGATGAATCTGATCACCAAAATCCAATTCGTCTTGTGATCGTACCAAGATCAAATCGTGTTGATTTTGACGGTTTAATGGGGCATTTATTTGCGACCACAGATTTGGAAAAAAGCTATCGTGTGAATATGAATATGATTGGTTTAGACGGTAAACCCGCGGTTAAAAGTTTAGATACGATTTTAACTGAGTGGTTAGCATTCCGTCGAACTACGGTTACTCGCCGTTTAAATTATCGTTTGGATAAAATCTTAAAACGTTTGCATATTTTAGACGGTTTGTTAGTTGCTTATTTGAATATCGATGAAGTGATAGCCATTATTCGTAATGAAGATGAACCGAAAGTAGAGTTAATGAAACGCTTTAACTTAACGGATATTCAAGCAGAAGCAATTTTAAATTTACGTTTACGTAATTTAGCAAAATTGGAAGAGCACGAGTTACAATCTGAAAAATCAAAATTAGAAGAAGAGCGGGATCATTTACAGTTAATTTTAGGTTCAGAGCGACGTTTAAGTACCTTAATTAAAAAAGAAATTCAAGCAGATGCGAAAACTTTTGCAAGTCCTCGCCGTAGTCCTATTGTGGTACGTGAAGAAGCAAAAGCAATTTCAGAAAGTGATTTAGTACCAACTGAACCTGTGACGGTGATTTTATCAGAGCGAGGTTGGGTGCGTTGTGCAAAAGGACACGATATTGATGTACAGGGTTTAAACTATAAAGCAGGAGATGGTTATTTATCTCACGCTTATGGTAAGAGTAATCAACCTGTTGTCTTTATTGATAGCACTGGACGTTCTTATGCCGTTGATCCTTTGTCATTGCCATCAGCACGTTCTCAAGGTGAACCGATTACAGGAAAGATTACCTTGCCAGATGGTGCGGTTATTGAGCAAGTATTAATGGCTGGCCCCGAAACAAAAGTATTGATGACATCAGATTCTGGTTATGGTTTTATTTGTAAGTTTGAGGACTTAGTGTCTCGTAATAAAGCAGGTAAAGCGGTGATTTCCTTATCAGAAAATGCAAAAATGTTATCACCTCAACTAATTGAAAATGAAGAAGAATTATCGATAGTGGCAATGAGCAGTGTAGGGCGAATGCTGGTATTCCCATTAAGTGATTTACCAACGCTTTCAAAGGGTAAAGGAAATAAAATTATCAATATTTCTGCAAAAGCAGCGAAAGAGCGTAGTGAGTTATTAGCACGTGTATTATTAATTAAACCAACTAGCACCTTAGTATTTTTATCTGGTAAACGTAAGATTAAGTTAAAACCTGCAGATATTGATACTTATCGAGGAGAGCGTGCAAGAAAAGGCTCACAGCTTGTAAGAGGCTTGAGTGCTGATGTAGCCGTTGAGATTGTGGATGAATAA
- a CDS encoding exoribonuclease II translates to MFQDNPLLAQLKQQMHSNKTFVEGFVKATDKSYGFLECDKKSYFIPPQEMKKVMHGDKVKASVVVDGEKERVDIEELIEPMLTRFVARVKFNREGRLQLAVDHPNIKPLISANVNNKKVTQKLQENDWVVAELKTHPLRDDRFLFAQVTQFICEAEDHYAPWWVSLIRHEQPREAVKGLESYELQDEIERKDLTDLNFTTIDSGTTKDMDDALCIEPILENNTQTGWRLMVAIADPTAYIPQNSSLEKEARQRCFTNYLPGFNIPMLPRELSDDLCSLVADEKRPALVGEIITDLEGNVTAETVFTLAWVKSKAKLAYDNVSDYLEQQENAWQPENEVIKQQIDWLHQFTQARMQWREKNALIFKEQGDYAFELNEQGDVVDIHLEPRRIANQMIEEAMIIANIEAGKYLEKNAKTGIFNTHLGFDPKNYKLAKEFLIATLGTPENSEELEARYSVERLATLEGYCEMRRDIDQHDESFLELRLRRYLTFAEFKNQAAPHFGLGITHYATWTSPIRKYGDMVNHRLIKQTLAQQPTQPVEEDILARLQEARKQNRMVERDISDWLYARYLEPMVEKNMEFDAEIVDVSRGGLRVKVIENGAMIFVPNSTLHPNKDEMNFRQEELALYIKDEKAYQVGQSVKVKLTQVRMETRSIIGNIVE, encoded by the coding sequence ATGTTCCAAGATAACCCTCTGTTAGCACAACTTAAACAACAAATGCACTCTAATAAAACTTTCGTTGAAGGTTTTGTAAAAGCCACTGATAAAAGCTATGGTTTTTTAGAATGCGATAAAAAAAGTTACTTTATCCCACCCCAAGAAATGAAAAAAGTAATGCACGGTGATAAAGTAAAAGCCTCTGTTGTCGTTGATGGTGAAAAGGAACGAGTAGATATTGAAGAGCTGATTGAACCTATGCTGACACGTTTTGTGGCAAGGGTTAAATTTAATCGTGAGGGGCGTTTACAACTTGCGGTCGATCATCCAAATATTAAACCGCTAATTTCTGCTAACGTAAACAATAAAAAAGTCACGCAAAAATTACAGGAAAATGACTGGGTTGTGGCAGAATTAAAAACACATCCTTTACGAGATGATCGTTTTTTATTTGCTCAAGTCACCCAATTTATTTGCGAAGCAGAAGATCATTATGCACCTTGGTGGGTGAGTCTTATTCGTCACGAACAACCCCGTGAAGCAGTAAAAGGGTTAGAAAGTTATGAGTTGCAAGATGAAATTGAACGTAAAGATTTAACGGATTTAAATTTTACCACGATTGATTCAGGAACAACCAAAGATATGGACGATGCGTTGTGTATTGAGCCAATCCTTGAAAATAACACTCAAACAGGATGGCGTTTAATGGTGGCGATTGCCGATCCAACTGCTTATATCCCACAAAATTCAAGCCTTGAAAAAGAAGCTCGCCAACGTTGTTTTACCAATTATTTACCGGGTTTTAATATTCCAATGCTACCTCGTGAACTTTCTGATGATTTATGTTCATTGGTTGCGGATGAAAAACGTCCTGCATTAGTGGGCGAAATTATTACTGATTTAGAAGGGAATGTCACAGCAGAAACCGTCTTTACCCTTGCGTGGGTGAAATCAAAAGCTAAATTGGCTTATGACAACGTATCTGATTATTTAGAACAGCAAGAAAATGCGTGGCAACCTGAAAATGAAGTGATTAAACAACAAATTGATTGGTTACACCAATTTACCCAAGCAAGAATGCAGTGGCGTGAAAAAAATGCCTTGATTTTCAAAGAGCAGGGTGATTATGCCTTTGAATTAAATGAGCAGGGAGATGTGGTTGATATTCATCTTGAACCTCGTCGCATAGCAAATCAAATGATTGAAGAAGCGATGATTATCGCCAATATTGAAGCGGGTAAATATTTAGAAAAAAATGCAAAAACAGGGATTTTCAACACCCATTTAGGTTTTGATCCTAAAAATTACAAACTTGCCAAAGAGTTTTTAATCGCCACCTTAGGTACGCCTGAAAACAGTGAAGAATTAGAAGCACGTTATAGTGTTGAGCGTTTAGCGACGCTTGAAGGTTATTGTGAAATGCGTCGTGATATTGACCAACACGATGAGAGCTTTTTAGAACTACGCTTACGCCGTTATCTCACTTTTGCAGAATTTAAAAATCAAGCTGCACCACATTTTGGTTTAGGGATTACCCATTATGCGACTTGGACATCACCAATCAGAAAATACGGCGATATGGTAAATCATCGTTTAATCAAACAAACACTAGCACAACAGCCGACACAACCTGTAGAAGAAGATATTTTGGCTCGTTTACAAGAAGCCCGTAAACAAAACCGAATGGTAGAGCGAGATATTTCAGATTGGTTATATGCCCGTTATCTTGAGCCAATGGTTGAGAAAAATATGGAATTTGATGCAGAAATCGTAGATGTTTCTCGTGGTGGATTACGTGTTAAAGTCATTGAAAATGGTGCAATGATTTTTGTGCCAAACTCCACATTGCATCCAAATAAAGATGAAATGAACTTCCGACAAGAAGAATTAGCTCTTTATATCAAAGATGAAAAAGCCTATCAAGTTGGACAGAGTGTTAAAGTAAAATTAACCCAAGTACGTATGGAAACCAGAAGTATTATTGGAAATATTGTGGAATAA
- the recO gene encoding DNA repair protein RecO, with protein MSIENWQRGFVLHRREYSESSLLVDFFTEHSGRITLLAKGARRVRSPLKSVLQPFTPLLLRWSGKGELKTLTKAEPASLSLPMQTMALYSGFYVNEILVKTLENHTAYPELFQHYLSCITQLAVQPQQIEATLRTFEFQLLKALGYEVSFSHCAATGKPIEPTMSYQFQEKKGFIASLLQNNQSYLGKDLLAFNQLDFSEQSTRQAAKYFTRTTLKAFLGSGPLKSRELFQQIIKK; from the coding sequence ATGAGTATTGAAAATTGGCAACGTGGGTTTGTCTTACATCGTAGAGAATATAGCGAAAGTAGTTTATTGGTTGATTTTTTTACTGAGCATAGTGGACGTATTACCTTATTAGCCAAAGGCGCAAGACGAGTACGTTCACCATTAAAATCCGTATTACAACCTTTCACTCCTTTATTATTGCGTTGGAGTGGCAAAGGGGAACTGAAAACATTAACCAAAGCAGAACCCGCCTCATTGAGTTTACCAATGCAAACAATGGCTTTATATAGTGGCTTTTATGTTAATGAAATTTTGGTAAAAACCTTAGAAAATCATACCGCTTACCCTGAATTATTTCAGCATTATTTAAGTTGTATTACTCAGCTAGCAGTACAACCTCAACAAATTGAAGCGACTTTACGTACTTTTGAATTTCAACTTTTAAAAGCGTTAGGATATGAAGTGAGCTTTAGTCATTGTGCTGCAACAGGTAAACCGATAGAACCAACGATGAGCTATCAATTTCAAGAAAAAAAAGGCTTTATTGCCTCATTATTACAAAATAATCAAAGTTATCTAGGCAAAGATTTATTAGCATTTAATCAACTTGATTTTAGTGAGCAATCCACTCGACAAGCTGCAAAATATTTCACTCGAACCACACTAAAAGCCTTTTTAGGTTCTGGTCCTCTGAAAAGTAGAGAATTATTTCAACAAATCATAAAAAAATAG
- the asd gene encoding aspartate-semialdehyde dehydrogenase — protein sequence MQNVGLVGWRGMVGSVLMDRMEQEQDFARFNPIYFTTSQAGQSAPEFGGKQAGQLKNAFDIEELKKLDIVVTCQGGDYTSEIYPKLRATGWNGYWIDAASTLRMKEEAIIVLDPVNQKVIDEGVNKGVKTFVGGNCTVSLMLMALGGLFEKDLVEWVSVATYQAASGAGAKNMRELLTQMGELKNVVSDELDNPASAILDIERKVTARMQQDSFPTENFGAPLGGSLIPWIDALLDNGQTKEEWKGYVETNKILGLSDDPIAIDGLCVRIGALRCHSQAFTIKMKKDLPLAEIEEILASHNEWVKVIPNEKEATLKELTPAKVTGTLSIPVGRLRKLNMGGEYLSAFTVGDQLLWGAAEPVRRVLMQLV from the coding sequence ATGCAAAATGTGGGTTTAGTTGGTTGGCGTGGAATGGTTGGCTCGGTGTTAATGGATAGAATGGAACAAGAGCAAGATTTTGCTCGCTTTAATCCTATTTATTTCACGACATCACAAGCGGGGCAATCCGCTCCAGAATTTGGTGGTAAACAAGCTGGTCAATTAAAAAATGCCTTTGATATTGAAGAATTAAAAAAATTAGATATTGTTGTCACTTGTCAAGGAGGGGATTACACTTCAGAAATTTATCCTAAATTACGTGCAACAGGTTGGAATGGCTATTGGATTGATGCGGCTTCAACATTGCGAATGAAAGAGGAAGCAATTATTGTTCTTGATCCTGTCAATCAAAAAGTGATCGATGAAGGAGTTAACAAAGGGGTGAAAACCTTTGTGGGCGGAAATTGTACCGTAAGTTTAATGTTGATGGCATTAGGTGGTTTATTTGAAAAAGATTTAGTGGAATGGGTCTCTGTAGCAACTTATCAAGCGGCGAGTGGTGCAGGGGCTAAAAATATGCGTGAATTACTAACTCAAATGGGCGAATTAAAAAATGTCGTTTCAGATGAATTAGATAATCCAGCCAGTGCTATTTTAGATATTGAACGTAAAGTAACCGCAAGAATGCAACAAGATAGTTTCCCTACTGAGAACTTTGGTGCTCCTTTAGGTGGCAGTTTAATTCCGTGGATCGATGCTTTGTTAGATAATGGTCAAACTAAAGAAGAGTGGAAAGGCTATGTCGAAACCAATAAAATTCTAGGGTTAAGTGATGATCCAATTGCGATTGATGGCTTATGTGTGCGAATTGGTGCATTGCGTTGTCATAGTCAGGCTTTTACCATCAAAATGAAAAAAGATTTGCCATTAGCTGAAATTGAAGAAATTTTAGCAAGCCACAATGAATGGGTAAAAGTCATTCCAAATGAAAAAGAAGCAACCTTAAAAGAACTTACCCCAGCGAAAGTTACAGGAACGTTGAGCATTCCTGTAGGACGTTTACGTAAATTAAATATGGGTGGTGAGTATTTATCTGCTTTCACAGTCGGTGACCAATTATTATGGGGTGCCGCAGAGCCTGTGCGTAGAGTATTGATGCAGTTGGTTTAA
- the alr gene encoding alanine racemase has translation MKSAILTLNTTALHNNIKRIKSLAPNSKLCSVIKANGYGQTIPHLINTLKNKVDAFAVARISEAMTIRQLDYQGTVLLLEGFFNERELQQVVKKNLDTVVHNFEQIEMIENLQKVNKIIPLPINVWIKIDTGMHRLGFQPEDVDNAFQRLEKCEFVGQIRFISHFSCADEPENDYSKKQICCFEKATEGYTNERSMAASGGILYWSQSHYDWIRAGIIQQGISPNYTPIKELGFQPTMTLSSTLIAVRKHRAGEPVGYGNYWVSEKDTKLGVVAIGYGDGYPRNAPYGTPVWVNGRKVPIVGRVSMDMLTVDLGIDSTDKMGDKVILWGEELPIEEVAKAIGVINYELVTQITPRVDIEYKA, from the coding sequence ATGAAATCCGCAATACTTACGCTTAATACAACAGCATTGCATAATAATATAAAACGTATCAAAAGCTTAGCACCAAACAGTAAGCTTTGTTCCGTCATTAAAGCGAATGGTTATGGTCAAACTATTCCTCATTTAATTAACACTTTAAAAAATAAAGTTGATGCTTTTGCTGTCGCACGTATTTCTGAGGCAATGACTATTCGTCAACTTGATTATCAAGGTACGGTTTTATTATTAGAAGGATTTTTTAATGAAAGAGAATTACAACAAGTTGTTAAAAAAAATTTAGATACAGTAGTTCATAATTTTGAACAAATTGAGATGATTGAAAATTTGCAAAAAGTAAATAAAATCATACCGCTTCCTATTAATGTTTGGATAAAAATTGATACAGGAATGCACCGTTTAGGTTTTCAACCTGAAGATGTCGATAACGCCTTTCAACGTTTAGAGAAATGTGAATTTGTAGGTCAAATTCGTTTTATTTCTCATTTCAGTTGTGCTGATGAACCTGAAAATGATTATTCTAAAAAACAAATTTGTTGTTTTGAAAAAGCGACTGAAGGTTATACCAATGAACGCAGTATGGCAGCATCAGGGGGGATTTTATATTGGTCACAATCCCATTATGATTGGATCCGAGCTGGAATTATTCAACAGGGGATTTCACCTAACTATACCCCTATTAAAGAACTCGGTTTTCAACCAACAATGACCCTTTCCTCGACACTGATTGCGGTGAGAAAACACCGTGCGGGTGAGCCAGTAGGCTATGGTAACTATTGGGTCAGTGAAAAAGATACAAAACTTGGTGTAGTTGCCATTGGTTATGGAGATGGTTACCCTCGCAATGCACCTTATGGAACACCAGTTTGGGTGAATGGTCGTAAAGTACCTATTGTGGGGCGAGTTTCAATGGATATGCTTACCGTAGATTTAGGCATTGATAGTACCGACAAAATGGGAGATAAAGTTATTTTATGGGGCGAAGAATTACCCATTGAAGAAGTTGCAAAAGCGATTGGTGTGATTAATTATGAATTGGTGACTCAAATTACCCCACGAGTAGATATTGAGTATAAAGCGTAA
- the aroE gene encoding shikimate dehydrogenase — MNQYAVWGNPIEHSLSPRIHQLFAEQTNKKISYTAISTNKEEFKAQIFNFLKKPGTKGANVTAPFKELAMEVAEEHSVPCLIAGSCNTLAILDKGILVADNTDGIGLVTDLTRLDWLQPNQKILILGAGGATKGVLYPLLTAKQNITIYNRTSEKAVTLSQKFAKYGEINSTTLDELHNQSFDLIINATSAGLTGQHINIPETLFKNTNVYDMQYASNMNTPFLNYAKQNGANCCQDGLGMLVAQAAYSFYKWEKVMPQIEPVLKQLRTEIK, encoded by the coding sequence ATGAACCAATACGCTGTTTGGGGAAATCCTATTGAACATAGCCTATCACCTAGAATTCATCAACTTTTTGCGGAACAAACCAATAAAAAAATTTCATACACGGCTATCTCTACAAATAAAGAGGAATTTAAAGCACAAATTTTTAATTTTCTAAAAAAACCAGGGACAAAAGGAGCAAATGTTACTGCTCCATTTAAAGAACTTGCGATGGAAGTGGCAGAAGAACATAGTGTTCCTTGCCTTATTGCAGGTTCTTGCAATACCTTAGCGATTTTGGATAAAGGCATTTTGGTTGCAGATAATACTGATGGCATTGGATTAGTTACCGATCTCACTCGACTAGATTGGTTACAACCCAATCAGAAAATCCTTATTTTAGGAGCTGGAGGTGCAACAAAAGGTGTGCTATATCCTCTTCTAACAGCAAAACAAAACATCACAATTTATAATAGAACCAGTGAGAAAGCGGTGACATTATCTCAAAAATTTGCAAAATATGGTGAAATTAATAGTACGACTCTTGATGAATTACATAATCAATCTTTTGATCTTATCATCAATGCTACATCCGCAGGACTAACAGGACAGCATATAAATATCCCCGAAACCCTTTTTAAAAATACTAACGTTTATGATATGCAATATGCTTCAAATATGAATACGCCTTTTTTAAATTATGCAAAACAAAATGGTGCAAATTGTTGTCAAGATGGTTTAGGAATGTTAGTTGCTCAAGCTGCTTATTCATTTTATAAATGGGAAAAAGTAATGCCTCAAATAGAGCCTGTTTTAAAGCAATTAAGAACTGAAATAAAGTGA